In Leifsonia sp. ZF2019, a genomic segment contains:
- a CDS encoding LacI family DNA-binding transcriptional regulator translates to MKRATIYDVAKAAGVSHQTVTRYLNGFEGIRPATRERVRKALAELDYRPNSAARFLRSQQTNRIGLLAHRMDLSGPGRLIAGATSAARERGYVLDIASMDGGDAASVDEALDLVLEHQIAGVFGTAQTHVVREAIEARALSVPIALDGQESGPGSVNIGLPGHLAAAHLAELGHRRVGFLSGPAVWIASAARRDGFLAEAAAAGLDVRWMGEGDWSAESGWAAAQECPVGEQGITAIAVSNDSMAVGLIAGLHERGIDVPGHVSVVGMDDSPESRFLVPALTTVRLDFEGEGAHRMARLIARIEDRTGSDVPEYDAPRLIVRQSTRAIAD, encoded by the coding sequence GGCGAAGGCGGCAGGCGTCTCGCACCAGACGGTCACGCGCTATCTCAACGGATTCGAGGGGATCCGGCCGGCCACGCGCGAACGGGTGCGGAAGGCATTGGCCGAGCTGGACTACCGGCCCAACAGTGCCGCCCGGTTCCTCCGTTCCCAGCAGACGAATCGGATCGGCCTCCTCGCGCACCGGATGGATCTGTCCGGGCCCGGACGCCTCATCGCCGGCGCCACGTCGGCGGCCCGCGAGCGCGGCTATGTGCTCGACATCGCCTCGATGGACGGCGGGGACGCGGCCTCGGTCGACGAAGCGCTCGATCTCGTGCTCGAGCATCAGATCGCCGGCGTGTTCGGCACCGCTCAGACGCACGTGGTGCGGGAGGCCATCGAGGCCCGGGCCCTGAGCGTCCCCATCGCGCTGGATGGGCAGGAGTCGGGCCCGGGCAGCGTGAACATCGGCCTTCCCGGCCATCTCGCCGCCGCGCATCTCGCCGAGCTCGGGCACCGGCGGGTCGGGTTCCTGTCCGGCCCGGCGGTGTGGATCGCGAGTGCCGCGCGCCGTGACGGATTCCTGGCGGAGGCGGCGGCCGCCGGTCTCGATGTCCGGTGGATGGGCGAGGGGGATTGGTCGGCCGAGTCCGGCTGGGCCGCTGCGCAGGAGTGCCCGGTCGGTGAACAGGGGATCACCGCGATCGCCGTCTCGAACGACAGCATGGCGGTGGGACTCATCGCGGGCCTCCATGAGCGGGGCATCGATGTGCCGGGCCACGTGAGCGTTGTCGGGATGGACGACTCCCCGGAGTCTCGGTTCCTCGTGCCCGCTCTGACGACGGTGCGCCTCGACTTCGAGGGCGAAGGCGCGCACCGCATGGCCCGTCTCATCGCGCGCATCGAGGATCGGACCGGCTCCGACGTGCCGGAGTATGACGCTCCTCGCCTGATCGTCCGGCAGTCCACGCGCGCCATCGCCGACTGA